The genomic window TGCTGTGCAACGGCAATTTGGTTATCTGGAGCCCACAGCCGTGGGCATGGTGGCGGAGGCCCTGGGGCAGACAAAGGCGCAGCTATATGGCGTCGCGACATTCTACACAATGTTCTTCTTTGAGCCGAAGCCGCCCGTTATCGCGCGCGTGTGCGTGAATCTCTCGTGTCACCTGCGCGGCGCGCAGGAGGTGCTGCATACGTTGGAAGAGGCAGCCGCAGCGCAGCCAGACGCATTTGAAGTGGAAGAGGTAATGTGCCTGGGACTTTGTGAGCAGGCGCCGGCGCTATTGATCAACGAGGTTGCAGTGGGGCAGGTGACTGGATCAGAAGCTCTCGAAAAGGTTCAGGCTAAAGTTGCAGCCAGCAGTGAAAGTGGTTAGTGCGCAGATGTAGCCCGACGGCCGCGAGGAGCGAACAGCATGGAGCAGGTCTGCCTGCGGCGAATACACAATGAGAATTCTCAGGACATCGAGTCTTACATGGCGCATGATGGCTATGCCGCTCTGCGCAAAGCACTGACTGAGATGACCCCTTCAGCCGTGCACGATGAGGTGCGCGCCGCAAACATGGGTGGTCGTGGCGGGGCCGGGTTTCCCACGGCAATGAAGTGGAATTTCCTGGTGGGAGCTCGGGGTGAGCCCAAGTACGTCCTGTGCAATTTCGATGAAAGTGAACCCGGTACTTTTTCCAACCGTGTCATTGGCGAGGAAGACCCCCATCTCTTGGTGGAGGGCTGTTTGCTGGCAGCCTACGCTACCGGATGTTCCATCATCTTCATTTATATCCGGGGTGAATACTTCTTAGCATATGAACGAGTCAAGCACGCCATAGAACAGGCCTACGAGCGCGGCCTCATCGGCAAGAACATACTCGGCACCGACTTCTCCGTGGAATTGTACTTACGGCGTGGCGCGGGAGCGTACATCGTCGGCGAAGAAACCGCCATTATGAACTCCCTTGAAGGGAAGAGAGGCTACCCACGCGCACGACCGCCCTTCCCTGCCAATGAAGGTCTTTTCGGCAAACCCACGCTCATTAATAATGTGGAGACTCTCTCCAATCTCTCCGATATTGTCCTCAATGGCGGTGAGAGGTGGAGTAACCTGGGAGTAAACGAGGGGT from Chloroflexota bacterium includes these protein-coding regions:
- a CDS encoding NAD(P)H-dependent oxidoreductase subunit E: MATPPREVESVDAAKYAALAREIEECKQEPGSTLDMLHAVQRQFGYLEPTAVGMVAEALGQTKAQLYGVATFYTMFFFEPKPPVIARVCVNLSCHLRGAQEVLHTLEEAAAAQPDAFEVEEVMCLGLCEQAPALLINEVAVGQVTGSEALEKVQAKVAASSESG
- the nuoF gene encoding NADH-quinone oxidoreductase subunit NuoF, which codes for MEQVCLRRIHNENSQDIESYMAHDGYAALRKALTEMTPSAVHDEVRAANMGGRGGAGFPTAMKWNFLVGARGEPKYVLCNFDESEPGTFSNRVIGEEDPHLLVEGCLLAAYATGCSIIFIYIRGEYFLAYERVKHAIEQAYERGLIGKNILGTDFSVELYLRRGAGAYIVGEETAIMNSLEGKRGYPRARPPFPANEGLFGKPTLINNVETLSNLSDIVLNGGERWSNLGVNEGSGLNVYCVSGHVERPGVYELPMGTTARELIYEHAGGVWQGRTLKAWKPGGASSAILPADMIDLVLDFKPVQAAGTILGTAGVIVMDDHSCVVDAAIRDATFFEEESCGFCFPCRDGTRVLRMLVERVRHGVAAPDTIDLIEHASTDMMGASFCGLGQFAPWPVVSTVRNFRQEYDAHIIEKVCPAGVCPMDGTEPNEHVDRRTLQEMLVAQKGGVLA